In one Bacteroidales bacterium genomic region, the following are encoded:
- the mdh gene encoding malate dehydrogenase: MRKITVIGAGNVGATCANVIAQKDLCREVVLVDIKEGMAEGKALDIWQTSSINHFNTRVTGVTNNYLKTKGSGIVVITSGLPRKPGMSRDDLIKTNAAIVTEAVERVIRYSPEAIIIVVTNPLDVMTYAAYKAARKDSRKVFGMAGILDTGRYKAFIADALNVSPKDIHSMLLGGHGDAMVPLPRYTSISGIPVTELLNKEEIEKIVDRTRKGGGELVNLMGTSAWYAPGAAAAQMVEAIVDDQRSIFPVCALLKGEYGMKDVYMGVPVILGSEGIEEIIELKLNAEEMKLVKESANAVKVTMKQLDDMNLIAD; the protein is encoded by the coding sequence CGAAGTTGTGCTTGTGGATATCAAAGAAGGCATGGCCGAAGGCAAAGCGCTGGACATCTGGCAGACTTCGTCCATCAACCACTTCAACACCCGTGTTACAGGAGTTACCAATAATTATCTCAAAACCAAAGGTTCCGGGATTGTGGTGATCACTTCCGGCCTTCCACGGAAACCGGGTATGAGCCGCGATGATCTGATCAAAACCAATGCAGCTATTGTTACCGAAGCCGTTGAACGGGTTATAAGATATTCACCGGAAGCAATCATTATTGTTGTTACCAATCCCCTCGATGTGATGACGTATGCAGCCTATAAAGCAGCGCGCAAGGACAGCAGGAAAGTTTTCGGGATGGCAGGCATTTTGGACACTGGAAGGTATAAAGCTTTTATTGCCGATGCGCTCAATGTATCTCCAAAAGACATTCACTCAATGTTGCTGGGTGGCCACGGTGATGCAATGGTTCCATTGCCACGCTATACAAGTATTTCAGGAATTCCAGTCACCGAATTGCTGAACAAGGAAGAAATTGAAAAAATTGTTGACAGGACCCGCAAAGGAGGTGGTGAGTTGGTGAACCTGATGGGAACCTCTGCCTGGTACGCTCCCGGCGCTGCTGCCGCTCAAATGGTTGAAGCCATCGTGGATGACCAACGTAGTATTTTCCCGGTGTGTGCATTGCTCAAAGGCGAATATGGTATGAAAGATGTTTACATGGGCGTGCCCGTAATTTTGGGTTCTGAGGGAATTGAAGAAATTATTGAACTGAAACTGAACGCCGAAGAAATGAAACTTGTGAAAGAATCGGCCAATGCGGTGAAAGTGACCATGAAGCAGCTTGACGATATGAATCTGATCGCTGATTAA